The proteins below are encoded in one region of Sulfitobacter sp. SK012:
- a CDS encoding ABC transporter permease — MAQAQTWRAWLLTDTPTSRRHAKLSAFYQGWLSFRGNTMAMVGLWILILLGLIAFAAPLLAPHDPFAQELGNRLQPLWSEGHVLGTDSLGRDILSRLIYGSRITLYIVGLVALIAPITGLLVGTVAGYVGGWTDQVLMRITDIFLAFPRLVLALAFVAALGAGIENAVLAISLTAWPPYARIARAETLTIRSSDFISAIQLQGAGALRIITKHIWPLCISSLIVRVTLDMAGIILAAAGLGFLGLGAQPPSPEWGAMISEGRRFILDYWWVATVPGMAIFTVSLAFNLLGDGLRDVLDPKDSEK; from the coding sequence ATGGCCCAAGCCCAGACATGGCGCGCATGGTTGCTGACCGACACGCCGACGTCCCGCAGACATGCAAAGCTTTCGGCGTTCTACCAAGGATGGTTATCGTTTCGCGGCAATACGATGGCAATGGTCGGACTTTGGATATTGATCTTGCTGGGGCTGATCGCCTTTGCGGCCCCTTTACTGGCCCCGCATGATCCGTTTGCACAAGAACTTGGCAATCGCCTGCAACCCTTGTGGTCAGAGGGCCATGTTCTGGGCACGGATAGTTTGGGCCGCGATATCCTAAGTCGGTTGATCTACGGCTCACGGATCACGTTGTACATTGTCGGGCTCGTGGCGCTGATCGCGCCGATCACCGGGCTGCTGGTTGGAACGGTTGCGGGCTATGTTGGCGGCTGGACGGATCAGGTTCTGATGCGGATCACTGATATTTTCCTTGCCTTCCCGCGCCTTGTACTGGCCTTGGCCTTTGTTGCTGCGTTGGGTGCTGGCATCGAAAACGCGGTACTCGCAATCTCATTGACCGCATGGCCGCCCTATGCCCGGATTGCACGGGCTGAGACCCTGACGATCCGATCTTCGGATTTTATCAGCGCCATCCAGTTGCAAGGTGCAGGGGCCCTGCGCATCATTACCAAACACATATGGCCCTTGTGCATTTCTTCGCTGATTGTGCGGGTTACATTAGATATGGCGGGCATTATCCTGGCTGCTGCTGGTCTTGGCTTCTTGGGTCTTGGCGCACAACCGCCCAGCCCGGAGTGGGGCGCGATGATTTCTGAAGGGCGTCGGTTCATTCTTGACTACTGGTGGGTCGCAACGGTTCCCGGCATGGCCATTTTCACTGTCTCGCTGGCGTTCAATTTGCTTGGTGATGGGCTGCGGGATGTTCTGGACCCGAAGGATAGTGAAAAATGA
- a CDS encoding ABC transporter ATP-binding protein, with protein MTLLDVENLWVKFPSRNGVFDAVRGVSFTLGRERLAIVGESGSGKSMTGRAILRLIRPPGIVTADQISLEGIDLMMKSEREMRDVRGQRISMVMQDPKFSLNPVMTIGQQIIEAYRLHNKASKSAAFAKALEMLEAVSIRDPERVMRAYPHEMSGGMGQRIMIAMMLIPNPDILIADEPTSALDVSVQRQVLSIIDKLVTDRGMGLIFISHDLNLVADFCDRVLIMYLGRIVEVCDAKNLHDAKHPYTRGLLNSLPRLNAPRKKLDVLDRDPAWSEAPSVSGRI; from the coding sequence ATGACGCTACTGGATGTCGAGAACCTTTGGGTAAAATTCCCGTCGCGCAACGGTGTCTTTGATGCCGTACGGGGCGTGTCCTTTACGCTTGGGCGAGAACGCCTTGCGATTGTCGGAGAGAGCGGATCAGGCAAGTCGATGACGGGCAGGGCCATCCTGCGTTTGATCCGTCCACCGGGTATAGTTACCGCTGATCAGATATCGCTGGAAGGTATCGACTTGATGATGAAGTCAGAGCGTGAAATGCGCGATGTTCGCGGGCAGCGAATTTCGATGGTCATGCAGGATCCAAAATTCTCTCTGAACCCGGTCATGACCATTGGCCAACAAATCATAGAGGCCTATCGCCTGCACAACAAGGCCAGCAAGTCAGCGGCTTTCGCCAAGGCTCTCGAAATGTTGGAGGCCGTCTCAATCAGAGACCCGGAGCGTGTTATGCGCGCCTACCCACATGAAATGTCAGGTGGCATGGGGCAGCGTATCATGATCGCAATGATGCTGATCCCGAACCCCGACATTTTGATCGCAGACGAACCGACCTCGGCACTTGACGTCTCTGTCCAAAGACAGGTTCTGTCGATCATCGACAAGCTGGTCACGGATCGTGGTATGGGGCTGATCTTCATCAGCCATGATCTCAATCTAGTAGCCGATTTTTGTGATCGCGTCTTGATCATGTATCTGGGCCGTATCGTCGAAGTCTGCGATGCCAAAAATCTCCACGACGCCAAGCACCCTTATACACGTGGATTACTCAATTCACTGCCGCGCCTGAATGCGCCACGCAAAAAACTGGACGTCCTGGATCGCGATCCGGCATGGTCTGAGGCACCCAGCGTGAGTGGTCGCATATGA
- a CDS encoding ABC transporter ATP-binding protein, protein MTMLTVENLSVWFGGGRDRVDAVRHASFHVERGASFGLVGESGSGKSTILRVIMGLVPNWSGAISVDETPVAKKRQKAFYKTVQMVFQDPYASLHPRHSVDQVLGETLHLHGFRDIDARVVKLLDDVGLGAKFRFRYPHQLSGGQRQRVAIARALAPEPSILLLDEPTSALDVSIQAEILNLLTDLRSEHRLTYVMVSHDLSVVGHMCEHLAVMRDGEIVEIMDVETLRNAQARHAYSQELFAASI, encoded by the coding sequence ATGACCATGCTGACTGTTGAAAATCTAAGTGTTTGGTTCGGTGGCGGTCGCGACCGTGTGGATGCCGTGCGTCATGCAAGTTTTCATGTCGAACGCGGTGCCAGTTTTGGACTGGTGGGCGAAAGCGGGTCGGGCAAGTCAACCATTCTGCGCGTGATCATGGGGCTGGTTCCAAATTGGTCTGGTGCAATATCGGTGGATGAAACGCCAGTTGCCAAAAAACGGCAAAAAGCGTTCTACAAGACGGTTCAGATGGTGTTTCAAGACCCCTATGCTTCACTTCATCCGCGTCATTCGGTGGATCAGGTGTTAGGCGAAACCCTGCATTTGCACGGCTTTCGCGACATCGACGCGCGTGTGGTGAAGCTACTGGATGATGTTGGTCTTGGCGCTAAGTTCCGGTTTCGCTATCCACATCAACTGTCCGGTGGACAACGACAACGGGTCGCCATCGCCCGCGCGTTGGCCCCTGAGCCCAGCATTTTGCTGCTCGATGAACCAACGTCAGCACTTGATGTCTCGATACAGGCTGAGATTCTAAACTTGCTGACTGATTTGCGCTCGGAACACAGATTGACCTACGTGATGGTTTCCCATGATCTGTCCGTCGTGGGTCATATGTGTGAGCACTTGGCGGTCATGAGAGACGGCGAAATCGTCGAGATTATGGATGTTGAAACGCTCCGAAACGCGCAGGCGCGGCACGCCTATTCGCAAGAATTATTCGCGGCCTCTATTTGA
- a CDS encoding VOC family protein, with translation MIEELHHIQIAIPKNQENKARTFYGGILGFSEIEKPSALRGRGGVWFQAHGIRLHIGVEDPFTPAKKAHPGFRVTSLKHAVSHLDASGIAYRTDMDFPDMKRIYINDPFGNRIELLEVTST, from the coding sequence ATGATTGAAGAATTACACCACATTCAAATTGCGATACCTAAAAATCAAGAAAACAAAGCTCGTACATTTTACGGCGGCATCTTGGGGTTTTCGGAGATAGAAAAACCAAGTGCGTTGCGTGGACGTGGTGGAGTCTGGTTTCAAGCCCATGGTATTCGGCTTCATATCGGCGTGGAAGACCCATTTACTCCGGCAAAAAAAGCCCATCCAGGATTTAGGGTAACATCTTTGAAACATGCAGTTTCGCATCTAGATGCCAGCGGCATCGCGTACCGAACCGATATGGATTTTCCGGACATGAAACGGATTTACATCAATGACCCATTTGGCAACCGAATTGAACTGCTTGAAGTAACCAGTACCTGA
- a CDS encoding IS256 family transposase, translating to METTNIVDFSRRDGITDALTDLLRTGAQQLIATAVEAELESYLSQFTTARTEAGHATVVRNGHHPERPFQTGIGPVNVRIPKVRSKNGQPVTFHSALVPPYVRRTKTLEAALPWLYLKGISSGEMGSALKVLLGPDAAGLSANTVSRLKRDWANEYGEWRKAALDDEPLVYIWADGVHSGLRGEDDKLCALVIVGVTARGKKRFLAIEDGVRESTQSWREALLSLKSRGMNAPKLAIGDGAMGFWAAIDEVYPETRHQRCWQHKTMNVLNCLPKLSQPKAKAAIHNIWQAETKDDAGKALDLFIKTYEPKYPKATLCLQKDREELMAFFDFPAQHWQSIRTSNPIESAFATIRHRTKRSKGCLSRDGMLHMMFKLGQCAEQNWRKLRGFDYLAKVITGVAFKDGIEATENSQIAA from the coding sequence ATGGAAACGACTAACATTGTTGATTTTTCGCGTCGAGACGGGATCACGGACGCGCTGACGGATTTATTGAGAACAGGAGCGCAGCAATTGATCGCAACAGCCGTTGAAGCTGAGCTTGAAAGCTATCTGTCTCAGTTTACCACCGCGCGCACTGAGGCCGGTCATGCGACTGTTGTGCGCAATGGGCATCATCCCGAGCGCCCGTTCCAAACGGGCATCGGCCCCGTGAACGTGCGCATTCCCAAGGTTCGCTCAAAAAACGGCCAGCCCGTGACATTCCATTCGGCCCTGGTGCCACCGTACGTGCGCAGAACCAAAACGTTGGAAGCGGCCTTGCCATGGCTGTATCTGAAGGGCATCTCCAGCGGTGAAATGGGCTCGGCTCTCAAGGTTCTTCTGGGCCCTGATGCGGCGGGATTGTCGGCAAATACGGTCTCACGGCTCAAGCGCGATTGGGCCAACGAATACGGCGAGTGGAGAAAGGCAGCGTTGGACGATGAGCCCTTGGTCTACATCTGGGCTGACGGTGTCCACAGCGGCCTTCGGGGCGAGGATGACAAGCTCTGCGCCCTTGTGATTGTGGGGGTAACAGCCCGTGGCAAGAAGCGGTTCTTGGCTATTGAGGACGGGGTGCGCGAGTCCACGCAGAGCTGGCGCGAGGCTCTCCTCAGCCTCAAAAGCCGGGGAATGAACGCCCCGAAACTTGCTATTGGAGATGGTGCCATGGGGTTCTGGGCCGCCATAGATGAAGTCTATCCTGAGACCCGTCATCAACGCTGTTGGCAACACAAAACTATGAATGTGCTCAACTGTTTGCCCAAGCTGTCTCAGCCAAAGGCCAAAGCTGCGATCCACAACATCTGGCAGGCTGAGACCAAAGATGATGCGGGCAAGGCCTTAGATTTGTTCATCAAAACCTACGAACCCAAATACCCCAAGGCGACGCTGTGCCTGCAAAAGGACCGCGAGGAACTCATGGCATTCTTCGACTTTCCAGCACAACACTGGCAAAGCATCCGCACCAGTAATCCAATTGAATCCGCCTTTGCCACGATCCGTCATCGCACCAAACGATCAAAGGGCTGCCTCTCACGCGACGGCATGCTGCACATGATGTTCAAGCTGGGGCAATGCGCCGAGCAAAACTGGAGGAAACTACGCGGCTTTGACTACCTCGCCAAAGTCATCACCGGCGTCGCATTCAAAGACGGAATTGAAGCCACTGAAAACAGCCAGATCGCCGCATGA
- a CDS encoding transposase family protein has protein sequence MSFIPRYNYATGTKVTLVNKEMAFGSKTDDGYELMDLETGEITVMGFSQYVGLLKTAAVNVESSSPLAVGVVERRLGDLKTAEQLPMFQQEHGHFRRAICVAAETLETKLRFELCKPSLRLTGPLLNKAENRKFICKIATDILGKKVRSSSSRGGRNSEWVLYAGRTILKYLALYDDLGPDEDPIAALATRDHLKGNRLQRLANRLLELMTKAWEEIGLDLKATSPANVYKHLQMLVHEENQVRKRNGLKPLIAPSQKTLTAHRNYLLSPTELLVATKGVRHARNKRGRGSSDIRALCPGELVEVDECKLSLISCAKAQGYWEHLSCDDKKTLEEMDEEVRKRLTLLVMIDVATRMPLAWILCNDPTTEATLALYRMATRDKTKEKKKYDCKGDPAPAMGLGMVKTDNGVALRNSVAVSCLLGLSANYTAVRTSASADKPYIERLFGTNESTLLKLIHGYTGRKAGEIPGYDAKANGVLDIDELYGILTRFFIDEYPSMRHMGVGMGGRRPAEVLNELNENRGLFKPLNEDQRRIHLGWKSEVTPNDEGVRVFSGIWYNSEAFQIAIDREPGVKVTVFVDPDNVTEATAIIPGVAGEFRLQLQVTAFADLTVSEVIEVTQAYRKENPGVTEIYEDRIASEQRRRFDQLRKIGVERNLPRSYSTIDEIRNRAASVFSGARVIQSSGNTQTVRPGDINSGVSGPGVLSIGNGEAVTGDLDGNPATVSIKGTSEAAAGATSVDGAEDPKAAPPLEAKTLDPKHQPIGRPKTKGTFK, from the coding sequence ATGAGCTTTATCCCCCGATACAACTACGCCACTGGGACCAAGGTGACACTCGTTAACAAGGAGATGGCGTTCGGTTCTAAGACCGACGACGGATACGAATTGATGGACCTCGAAACGGGCGAAATCACCGTCATGGGGTTTTCCCAATACGTTGGACTGTTGAAAACAGCCGCAGTAAACGTGGAAAGTTCGAGTCCTTTGGCAGTTGGTGTTGTTGAACGGCGCCTTGGCGACCTGAAGACAGCTGAGCAACTTCCAATGTTTCAGCAAGAACATGGACATTTCCGCCGGGCAATCTGCGTCGCTGCCGAAACATTGGAAACCAAACTCCGTTTCGAGCTGTGCAAGCCAAGTCTTCGCTTAACAGGTCCGCTTTTGAATAAGGCTGAGAACCGGAAATTCATTTGCAAGATCGCGACAGATATTCTTGGCAAAAAGGTGCGTTCCTCCAGTTCTCGCGGCGGCAGAAATTCAGAATGGGTTCTCTATGCAGGGCGCACAATCTTAAAATACTTAGCGCTATATGATGATTTGGGACCTGACGAAGATCCCATCGCTGCTCTCGCGACACGAGATCATCTGAAGGGAAATCGGCTCCAAAGACTCGCAAACAGGCTGTTAGAGCTAATGACCAAGGCATGGGAAGAAATCGGGTTGGATCTAAAGGCCACCTCCCCGGCCAACGTTTACAAGCACCTACAGATGCTGGTTCATGAGGAAAACCAAGTCCGAAAGAGGAATGGACTGAAGCCGTTAATTGCACCCTCTCAGAAGACTCTGACAGCCCATAGAAACTACCTCCTCAGTCCCACTGAGTTATTGGTTGCAACTAAGGGCGTACGTCATGCTCGCAACAAAAGGGGGCGCGGTAGCAGCGATATTCGTGCCTTGTGTCCAGGCGAGCTTGTCGAAGTAGATGAATGCAAACTTTCGCTGATCTCTTGTGCCAAGGCGCAGGGCTATTGGGAGCACCTATCATGTGATGACAAAAAGACGCTCGAAGAAATGGACGAAGAAGTTCGAAAGCGACTTACCCTGCTCGTGATGATCGACGTTGCGACCAGAATGCCGCTGGCTTGGATCCTCTGCAATGATCCCACGACCGAGGCGACATTGGCCCTCTATAGGATGGCAACACGGGACAAAACCAAAGAAAAAAAGAAGTATGACTGCAAAGGCGACCCGGCCCCGGCAATGGGTTTAGGCATGGTCAAAACTGACAATGGCGTTGCACTGCGCAACAGCGTTGCTGTCAGTTGCCTTCTCGGACTGTCTGCAAACTACACGGCAGTTCGAACTTCTGCTTCCGCTGACAAGCCTTACATCGAGCGTCTCTTTGGCACTAATGAGTCAACCTTACTTAAACTGATCCATGGCTACACAGGCCGAAAAGCGGGCGAAATTCCTGGCTATGATGCCAAAGCCAATGGTGTCCTTGATATTGATGAACTCTACGGAATTCTAACTCGGTTCTTCATCGATGAATATCCTTCCATGCGGCATATGGGGGTTGGGATGGGTGGCCGACGCCCCGCTGAGGTCCTCAATGAGCTCAATGAGAACCGTGGGTTGTTTAAACCGTTGAACGAAGACCAGCGCCGAATTCATCTGGGATGGAAAAGCGAGGTAACACCAAACGATGAAGGTGTTCGGGTGTTTAGCGGAATTTGGTACAATTCGGAGGCGTTTCAGATCGCTATCGACCGCGAGCCAGGGGTCAAAGTTACGGTGTTCGTCGATCCAGACAACGTAACTGAAGCGACAGCCATCATTCCCGGTGTCGCAGGCGAATTCCGGCTTCAGCTTCAGGTTACGGCATTTGCGGATCTGACTGTTTCGGAGGTGATCGAAGTAACGCAGGCCTATCGCAAGGAGAATCCAGGCGTCACCGAGATCTATGAGGACCGAATTGCATCAGAACAGCGTCGGCGATTTGACCAGCTGAGGAAAATCGGTGTCGAACGAAATCTGCCTCGGAGCTATTCTACCATCGATGAAATTCGAAACAGAGCCGCCTCCGTGTTCAGTGGTGCTCGCGTCATTCAGTCGTCTGGGAATACTCAAACAGTGCGCCCCGGTGACATCAATTCAGGCGTAAGTGGTCCGGGGGTCCTTTCCATCGGCAACGGCGAAGCGGTCACAGGCGATCTGGATGGTAATCCGGCCACCGTTTCCATCAAAGGCACCTCTGAAGCTGCCGCAGGGGCAACATCTGTTGATGGTGCCGAAGACCCGAAGGCTGCCCCTCCCCTCGAGGCAAAAACACTTGATCCCAAACACCAGCCAATCGGCAGGCCCAAAACCAAAGGTACGTTCAAATGA
- a CDS encoding TniB family NTP-binding protein encodes MGHFELPRAEKLRGVFKRCLREYYVSQMAGNLEVRGLVVTGESRVGKTRELKKLISDFNESETPMPDGRPAEIVSCLLSGRVTFKDLGIKTLKALGYDIQGTRTQEYIWEMVLHQAKQQGVIGIHYDECQHVFSDGAKSNRVFLDSFKSMMKETRWPLMMILSGVPALNKYIQSYEQLENLVEPVRFHEINMKRDEEDLVRLLYLYADQVEINIEQLVTPDFLARLDYACSHRWGLVIELLIETLIEAKLKKKTQLRAKDFAKQFALKTGTREDYSPFTAPDFREAFDSQKLLDLHR; translated from the coding sequence ATGGGTCATTTTGAATTGCCGCGGGCAGAAAAGTTGAGGGGCGTATTTAAGAGATGTTTGCGGGAGTATTACGTAAGCCAAATGGCTGGAAATCTGGAGGTGCGTGGACTGGTCGTCACTGGAGAGTCGAGAGTTGGCAAAACTCGCGAGTTGAAAAAACTGATCAGCGATTTCAACGAAAGTGAGACACCCATGCCAGATGGGCGACCGGCAGAGATCGTCAGCTGCCTACTTTCCGGTCGAGTTACATTCAAAGATCTTGGCATCAAGACACTGAAAGCTCTCGGATATGATATCCAAGGAACCCGTACCCAAGAGTACATCTGGGAGATGGTCCTTCATCAAGCTAAACAGCAGGGCGTTATTGGAATTCACTATGACGAATGCCAGCATGTCTTCAGCGACGGGGCCAAATCTAACAGGGTTTTTCTGGACAGTTTTAAGTCCATGATGAAAGAGACGCGCTGGCCTTTGATGATGATCCTGTCGGGTGTGCCAGCGTTGAACAAATATATTCAGTCTTACGAACAACTGGAAAACCTTGTGGAGCCAGTTCGTTTTCACGAGATCAATATGAAGCGCGATGAAGAAGATCTTGTCAGGCTGCTTTACCTCTATGCGGATCAAGTCGAAATCAACATCGAGCAACTTGTGACGCCAGATTTTTTGGCCCGCCTTGACTATGCTTGTTCACATCGATGGGGCCTTGTCATTGAACTTTTGATTGAGACGTTGATTGAAGCGAAGCTGAAGAAGAAAACGCAACTTCGTGCCAAAGATTTTGCGAAGCAATTCGCCTTGAAAACGGGCACTCGCGAAGATTATTCGCCGTTCACGGCCCCGGATTTCAGGGAAGCATTCGACAGTCAAAAGTTACTTGATCTGCACAGATAA
- a CDS encoding VPLPA-CTERM sorting domain-containing protein, translating into MRIKLLVAAGLLAISAVASTSAMAATVGTAATGSGSVGGFVMNGGQAMVDVSNGAYTSVPGDTSPESTWVWDTAANQIEQTNTFVWTFDLSGYDSSTAVLSGLWGVDNYGTASLNGSLISQIDFGFAAFEFPLAAVVGATSTPVFLAGMNELSFSVTNGFQVQTTANAGPGAFRAGVEVTAELTPVPLPAALPLLLAGLGGLGMMRRKKTS; encoded by the coding sequence ATGCGTATTAAACTTTTAGTGGCCGCTGGCCTTTTGGCTATTTCTGCTGTGGCATCCACTTCTGCCATGGCGGCAACCGTTGGGACTGCTGCAACTGGCTCTGGCAGTGTCGGTGGTTTTGTCATGAACGGCGGTCAGGCAATGGTCGACGTGAGCAACGGGGCTTACACAAGCGTTCCGGGCGACACTAGTCCTGAATCAACATGGGTTTGGGATACCGCCGCCAATCAAATCGAGCAGACAAATACCTTTGTTTGGACTTTTGACTTGAGCGGGTATGACAGTTCTACCGCTGTACTGTCAGGGCTCTGGGGCGTAGACAACTACGGCACGGCATCGTTGAACGGTTCTCTCATCAGCCAGATCGATTTCGGTTTCGCTGCATTTGAATTTCCGTTAGCCGCAGTCGTTGGTGCTACATCAACGCCAGTCTTTTTGGCTGGGATGAATGAACTATCCTTTTCGGTGACAAATGGCTTCCAAGTTCAAACAACTGCTAACGCTGGTCCTGGTGCTTTCAGAGCCGGTGTTGAGGTAACTGCTGAATTGACGCCAGTTCCACTTCCAGCTGCCTTGCCATTGTTGCTGGCAGGTCTTGGTGGCTTGGGCATGATGCGCCGCAAGAAAACCAGCTGA
- a CDS encoding VanZ family protein has protein sequence MTADTYNAPFPYARLRRTISISVTLTVAAIIAALTLLPINLPTSSAPGPDKVHHLIAFAALTFPCAVIYRRAVRWIAPSALLYGILIELIQPHVGRQGELADFYADALGAMLGLGLGLAANSLLVRPLARRYLNQYA, from the coding sequence TTGACAGCAGACACCTACAACGCTCCGTTTCCCTACGCTCGGCTACGCAGAACGATTTCAATCAGTGTCACACTCACCGTGGCGGCCATAATTGCGGCCCTTACGCTTTTGCCCATTAACCTGCCCACAAGTAGTGCCCCTGGCCCTGACAAAGTTCATCATCTTATTGCCTTTGCAGCGCTGACCTTTCCATGTGCAGTGATTTACCGCCGAGCGGTCAGATGGATTGCGCCCTCAGCACTTCTCTACGGAATCTTGATCGAACTGATCCAGCCGCACGTTGGCAGACAAGGAGAGCTGGCCGATTTTTATGCAGATGCCTTGGGTGCAATGCTGGGGCTTGGACTGGGATTGGCAGCCAACAGCCTTCTGGTGCGTCCATTGGCGAGACGGTATCTCAACCAATACGCATAA